One region of Limnospira fusiformis SAG 85.79 genomic DNA includes:
- a CDS encoding RNA-guided endonuclease InsQ/TnpB family protein, giving the protein MAKHAGYARFVFNWGLHLWRSAYEEGLKPNINSIKKVFTNYVKPQYPWMSELSSKVYQYAFINLGDAFKRFFKGISSYPKFKKKGYHDSFTLDNSGKPFNLSGTRHKLPFVGWVSTFEALPESWVKKVTITRQAGDWYMSFFVEITPEITPKYRERIGVDLGINNLATCSDGTQFSNPKAYKATTKKLARLQRHLSRKVKGSKNWAKCLLKVQKLHQRVANIRRDTIHKITTFLAKNHSQVVIEDLNVSGMLKNHGLAGSIADASFYEFRRQLGYKAERYGSKLIIADRFYPSSQLCSNCGYRQKMPLVRRTFECQNCDLKIDRDLNASRNLEKSPGSDDYTCGRGAADSPGRSKK; this is encoded by the coding sequence ATGGCCAAACACGCGGGTTATGCTCGGTTCGTGTTTAATTGGGGATTACACTTATGGAGGTCAGCTTATGAAGAGGGACTCAAGCCTAATATAAACTCCATTAAAAAGGTTTTTACTAATTATGTGAAACCTCAATATCCTTGGATGTCCGAATTGTCTTCTAAAGTTTATCAATATGCCTTCATTAATCTAGGGGATGCCTTTAAGCGCTTCTTCAAGGGAATAAGCAGTTATCCTAAATTTAAGAAGAAAGGCTACCATGATAGCTTTACCCTTGACAATTCCGGAAAGCCATTCAATCTGTCAGGAACTCGCCATAAGCTGCCTTTTGTGGGCTGGGTTTCTACATTTGAGGCTCTACCCGAAAGTTGGGTTAAGAAAGTCACTATAACGCGCCAAGCAGGTGACTGGTATATGAGCTTTTTCGTAGAAATCACACCAGAAATCACACCGAAATATCGAGAGAGAATCGGGGTTGACCTAGGAATTAACAATTTGGCGACTTGCTCCGATGGGACCCAATTCTCTAATCCCAAGGCTTATAAAGCAACGACCAAAAAACTAGCTCGATTACAACGTCATTTAAGTCGCAAAGTCAAAGGCTCGAAAAATTGGGCCAAATGTCTCTTAAAAGTTCAAAAGCTACATCAAAGAGTAGCAAACATTCGGCGGGACACGATTCATAAAATAACTACTTTCTTGGCTAAGAACCACAGCCAAGTCGTCATTGAAGATTTGAATGTGTCAGGTATGCTGAAAAATCATGGTTTGGCTGGTTCTATCGCTGATGCTTCATTTTATGAGTTCCGTCGTCAACTCGGTTACAAGGCAGAACGTTATGGTTCAAAGTTGATTATTGCCGATAGATTTTATCCATCCAGTCAACTGTGTTCTAATTGCGGTTATCGTCAAAAAATGCCCCTAGTCCGTCGGACTTTTGAATGTCAGAACTGTGACTTGAAGATTGATAGAGATTTGAACGCCAGTAGAAATTTAGAAAAATCGCCTGGTTCAGACGATTACACTTGTGGACGGGGTGCTGCCGACAGTCCCGGACGAAGCAAGAAATAA
- a CDS encoding low-complexity tail membrane protein, which yields MQRFRLDPFLWIHLAGLATLPIWLGLCLLGFAVGYPVFPVTIEFLLVAVLGIVPVLWMQWFRPFYIYSILAIAIKPEQLTTEQQRILTGFKTQRHQGFAIITPVLLLPILWQLYRIAPLATDVASILPNWRILGLAIATIAFCGCNLFTQVPISVLLVFLTSQSKLNQRHPLSTDQISQGFTIVGWKVDRILPITPNPEKTS from the coding sequence ATGCAACGGTTTAGACTCGATCCCTTTCTCTGGATTCATTTAGCCGGATTGGCAACTCTTCCCATTTGGCTAGGATTATGCCTATTGGGATTTGCCGTGGGTTATCCTGTATTTCCTGTCACCATAGAGTTTTTACTGGTGGCAGTCCTGGGTATAGTGCCAGTGCTATGGATGCAGTGGTTTAGGCCCTTCTATATATATAGCATTTTGGCGATCGCCATTAAGCCGGAACAACTAACCACAGAACAACAGCGGATTCTCACAGGTTTTAAAACCCAACGCCATCAGGGTTTTGCCATAATTACCCCCGTTTTGCTGCTGCCGATTTTGTGGCAACTGTACCGCATTGCACCCCTAGCCACCGATGTCGCCTCCATACTTCCGAATTGGAGGATTTTGGGTTTAGCGATCGCCACCATAGCCTTCTGCGGGTGTAACCTATTTACCCAAGTGCCAATCAGTGTACTATTAGTATTTTTGACCTCCCAATCAAAGCTAAATCAGCGTCATCCCCTATCAACCGATCAGATTAGCCAAGGATTTACCATCGTTGGCTGGAAAGTCG